The Saccharothrix variisporea genome has a segment encoding these proteins:
- a CDS encoding S8 family serine peptidase, translating into MKARLTAVIAALAALGLAPPATAAEADYVPARRPFAGSFLVSLKDVPRTQAQIQSESEALVGRYGGRLKTVFTVAMRGFLVRDLPDRQARRLAADPAVAKVYQDGTAQIADTQTGATYGIDRVDQRNLPLDTKYTYNTTASNVTTYVLDTGIRKSHTEFEGRASDGYDFVDEDPEAQDCNGHGTHVSGTIGGKTWGIAKKTKLVAVRILGCGGSAPDSDGVEGIEWIARNAVKPAVVNGSFTFDTPGIGDDAIARLNAAGVTFVVAAGNSSADACNTGPARNTNVIAVGATDNQDNRASFSNYGSCVDIFAPGNNITSAGHSSDTGSATMSGTSMASPHVAGGAALYLSGNPSASPADVLKALTDNATSGVVKNPGTGSPNKLLYTTAFGGGTPPVCSGGSNTDDVAIPDAGAAVSSSITVANCDGVGTASTSVKVDINHSYTGDLAIDLVGPSGNAIVLRKAGGVGSSAGVHETFTVNTSAENKNGTWKLRVTDVYAYDTGSIDGWSITF; encoded by the coding sequence ATGAAGGCACGACTGACGGCGGTGATCGCAGCTCTGGCCGCGCTGGGCCTGGCACCGCCGGCCACCGCCGCGGAGGCCGACTACGTCCCGGCCAGGCGCCCGTTCGCGGGGAGCTTCCTGGTGTCCCTCAAGGACGTCCCGCGCACACAGGCGCAGATCCAGTCCGAGTCCGAGGCGCTCGTCGGCCGCTACGGCGGGCGGCTCAAGACGGTGTTCACCGTGGCCATGCGCGGTTTCCTGGTGCGCGACCTGCCCGACCGCCAGGCGCGGCGGCTCGCGGCCGACCCGGCGGTCGCGAAGGTCTACCAGGACGGCACCGCGCAGATCGCCGACACGCAGACCGGCGCGACCTACGGCATCGACCGGGTGGACCAGCGCAACCTGCCACTGGACACCAAGTACACCTACAACACCACCGCGTCCAACGTGACCACGTACGTCCTGGACACCGGGATCCGCAAGTCCCACACCGAGTTCGAGGGCCGGGCGTCCGACGGCTACGACTTCGTGGACGAGGACCCGGAGGCGCAGGACTGCAACGGCCACGGCACCCACGTGTCCGGCACGATCGGCGGCAAGACGTGGGGCATCGCCAAGAAGACCAAGCTGGTGGCGGTGCGCATCCTGGGGTGCGGCGGCAGCGCGCCGGACTCCGACGGCGTCGAGGGCATCGAGTGGATCGCGCGCAACGCGGTGAAACCGGCGGTCGTCAACGGCAGTTTCACCTTCGACACCCCTGGAATCGGCGACGACGCCATCGCCCGGCTGAACGCCGCCGGCGTGACCTTCGTGGTGGCAGCGGGCAACAGCTCGGCCGACGCCTGCAACACCGGCCCCGCGCGCAACACCAACGTGATCGCGGTCGGTGCGACGGACAACCAGGACAACCGGGCGTCGTTCTCGAACTACGGCTCGTGCGTGGACATCTTCGCGCCCGGCAACAACATCACGTCCGCCGGTCACTCCAGCGACACCGGCAGCGCCACCATGAGCGGCACGTCGATGGCGTCCCCGCACGTGGCCGGCGGCGCGGCCCTGTACCTGTCGGGCAACCCGTCCGCGTCCCCGGCCGACGTGCTGAAGGCGTTGACGGACAACGCGACCAGCGGCGTGGTGAAGAACCCGGGGACCGGTTCGCCGAACAAGCTGCTGTACACCACGGCTTTCGGCGGCGGCACCCCGCCCGTGTGCTCCGGCGGTTCGAACACCGACGACGTGGCCATCCCGGACGCGGGCGCGGCGGTCAGTTCGTCCATCACGGTGGCGAACTGCGACGGCGTGGGGACCGCGTCGACGTCGGTGAAGGTGGACATCAACCACTCCTACACCGGTGACCTGGCCATCGACCTGGTCGGGCCGTCGGGCAACGCGATCGTGCTGCGCAAGGCCGGTGGTGTGGGTTCGTCGGCGGGGGTCCACGAGACCTTCACGGTGAACACGTCGGCGGAGAACAAGAACGGGACGTGGAAGCTGCGCGTGACCGACGTGTACGCCTACGACACCGGCAGCATCGACGGGTGGAGCATCACGTTCTAG
- a CDS encoding peptidoglycan-binding domain-containing protein — MKKIAVALGVVLGVLVAPVPAGAALPVVDMEAVLKAAQIDPRRADTAITPGSGDSVLQVERALSAKGLLPSTYVDGHFGTRTVDAYAAYQRSLGYTGLDASGFPGPTSIQKLGENRYTVTRLVSAGSRTTYHSATMNTRTKAMLVEAERLLGRTLGITQGSYTTSNPGSAGTHDGGGALDISVSGMTSTTRTTVARVLRQVGFAAWIRTPDQGFDYHIHAIALADPDLSTAAQHQAGDYYLGYNGLANRGPDDGPVVTPKETWEEYQR, encoded by the coding sequence ATCAAGAAGATCGCGGTGGCGCTCGGCGTCGTGCTCGGGGTGCTCGTCGCACCCGTCCCGGCGGGGGCCGCGCTGCCCGTCGTGGACATGGAGGCCGTGCTCAAGGCGGCGCAGATCGACCCCCGCCGAGCCGACACCGCCATCACGCCCGGCAGCGGGGACAGCGTGCTCCAGGTCGAACGGGCGCTCAGCGCCAAGGGGTTGCTGCCCTCGACCTACGTGGACGGCCACTTCGGCACCCGCACCGTCGACGCCTACGCCGCCTACCAGCGGTCCCTGGGCTACACCGGCCTCGACGCCTCGGGCTTCCCCGGCCCGACGTCCATCCAGAAGCTCGGCGAGAACCGCTACACCGTCACCCGCCTGGTCTCGGCGGGCAGCCGCACGACCTACCACAGCGCCACCATGAACACCCGCACCAAGGCGATGCTGGTCGAGGCCGAACGCCTGCTGGGCCGCACCCTCGGCATCACCCAGGGCTCCTACACCACCAGCAACCCCGGCTCCGCCGGGACCCACGACGGCGGCGGCGCGCTGGACATCTCCGTGTCCGGCATGACCTCCACGACCCGCACCACCGTGGCCCGCGTCCTGCGCCAGGTCGGCTTCGCGGCCTGGATCCGCACGCCCGACCAGGGCTTCGACTACCACATCCACGCCATCGCGCTGGCCGACCCGGACCTGTCCACCGCCGCCCAGCACCAGGCCGGCGACTACTACCTGGGCTACAACGGCCTGGCCAACCGCGGCCCCGACGACGGTCCCGTGGTCACGCCGAAGGAGACCTGGGAGGAGTACCAGCGCTGA
- a CDS encoding DUF4262 domain-containing protein, producing the protein MNAVDRKLAEDVRRVGWGVIMIPEDDISAGWAFTVGLWHTFRVPEVAMFGLDIAVMHPMLNVIGEEVRAGRAPAPGDRVEGVLDGGYRVLFADVREEWHPVFFGTALRFYRDTPGVPFLQCLWPDKAGWFPGEDGFAAGLAELQPRLWLDRAQHPEGPWTDPEA; encoded by the coding sequence GTGAACGCCGTGGACCGCAAGCTCGCCGAGGACGTCCGCCGAGTCGGGTGGGGCGTGATCATGATCCCCGAGGACGACATCAGCGCGGGCTGGGCGTTCACCGTGGGCCTGTGGCACACGTTCCGCGTGCCCGAGGTCGCGATGTTCGGGCTGGACATCGCGGTCATGCACCCCATGCTCAACGTCATCGGCGAGGAGGTGCGGGCCGGTCGCGCGCCGGCGCCCGGCGACCGGGTCGAGGGCGTCCTGGACGGCGGCTACCGCGTGTTGTTCGCCGACGTCCGCGAGGAGTGGCACCCGGTGTTCTTCGGCACCGCCCTCCGCTTCTACCGCGACACCCCGGGTGTGCCGTTCCTGCAGTGCCTGTGGCCGGACAAGGCGGGGTGGTTCCCCGGCGAGGACGGGTTCGCCGCAGGCCTCGCCGAACTCCAGCCGCGGCTGTGGCTGGACCGCGCGCAGCACCCCGAGGGACCGTGGACCGACCCTGAGGCGTGA
- a CDS encoding YbaB/EbfC family nucleoid-associated protein: protein MPDRRARLDDAIRSFQEQANKVAQIKDKLAELRGQARNGDGSVVVTVAPSGAVLGLQLSPGAMRMSHTQLQQEILGTIRQATQNAAQALQDTVGPVLGDKAAQFQEAFSAHSPIQPLGPEPVTNVPPGAPPQQMPPPHMPPRPQPPAGPPQPGWQQNRPAAPPVTRNRPPAPEVGDDDEGFGGSILR, encoded by the coding sequence GTGCCGGATCGCAGGGCACGGCTGGACGACGCCATCCGTTCCTTCCAGGAACAGGCGAACAAGGTCGCCCAGATCAAGGACAAGCTGGCCGAGCTGCGCGGGCAGGCGCGCAACGGGGACGGGTCGGTCGTGGTGACCGTCGCGCCGTCCGGCGCGGTGCTGGGGTTGCAGCTCTCGCCCGGCGCCATGCGGATGAGCCACACCCAGCTCCAGCAGGAGATCCTGGGCACCATCCGCCAGGCCACGCAGAACGCGGCACAGGCGTTGCAGGACACCGTCGGCCCCGTCCTCGGGGACAAGGCCGCGCAGTTCCAGGAAGCCTTCAGCGCGCACTCGCCGATCCAGCCGCTGGGCCCCGAGCCGGTGACCAACGTGCCGCCCGGCGCCCCGCCGCAGCAGATGCCGCCGCCGCACATGCCGCCCCGCCCGCAGCCGCCGGCCGGGCCGCCGCAGCCGGGGTGGCAGCAGAACCGGCCGGCCGCGCCGCCGGTCACGCGGAACCGACCGCCCGCCCCGGAAGTCGGAGACGACGACGAGGGCTTCGGCGGATCCATCTTGAGGTAA